CAGCCAGTGCCAACGTATATTATGGCTTTAGTGCCTACCTCACCAAACGCGGCACCCCGGCCGAAGTGGAGCGGTATTTCGCCTTGGCCCGGCAGCGCGACCCGCAAAGTCGCGGAGCCCGCACCTACTACGTACGCCTGGCCGACCTGCAGGAAAAGCTGGGCGACCACGCCGGCGTGCTGGCTTCCTACCGGGAAGTGCTGAAGCTGGACCCCGGCAATGCCATGGCTTACCGGGTGCTGGGTACTACCTACGCCGCGCTGCAAGACAGCGCCCGGGCCCGCCAGCACCTGCAGAAAGCCCTAAGCCTGAACCCAACCGACTCGGTGACCTACCTGGGGCTGGGACAGCTGGCCTATGGCCGCCAGGACTACGCCCGGGCCGTGGGCGCCTACAGCCAGGCGCTGCGCCTAAACCCGCGCTACCTTGATGCCTACGCCGCCCGGGGCCTGGCCTACGAGCAGCAGGGCCAGCTGGCCCAGGCCGTCGCCGACTACAACAAGTGCCTGGAAATGGCCGAATTCGTCGACAAAGGCCAGTTTTACCGCATGCTGGCCATTGCCCAAATCAAGCTGGACGACCCCAGCGCCTGCGAGTCGCTACGGCAGGCCCTGCGGTGGGGCGACGCGGCCGTGGGCGAAAAGGAGCTCAAGCGTATTCTGAAAGAGCACTGCCGCTAAGCCCGACGGCAGCCGCCGCACCGGCAACCCTGGGCCCGCGTCGGCGCGTAAGGCCTGGGGTATAGCCTTTCACTTGAGCCCTTTACCATGGACGCTACCGACCGCAAAATCATTGATACTTCTTTGGAGCAACTGCGCACCCTGCACCAGAACATTGGTCAGCTTTGGCCAGCCGATACGCTGGCCGCCTTTTACTACGAAGTGCTCAGCGGAACTATTGCCCGCCACGGGCCCGAGGTAGCCCAGGCCATCAGCGCCATTCTGAGCGAGAAATTCGACAACGCCACCAAGGCCCACGCCAGCCTGGGACAAATCGGCATGAACGGCACAGCCGATAACACCAACCTGGGCTCCTAATCATTAGCCCTCCATGCGGCCGGCCTTCTGGGTGTCGGGCATGCGCCAGTATACGAGCAGGGAAAGCGCCGCGCAGCCGGTGACGTACCAGTAAAACCAGGTTTCTACGCCCCACTGCTTGGCTTGCAGCGCCACATATTCGGCCGAGCCGCCGAAGATGGCCACCGTCAGGGCGTAGGGCAACCCCACGCCCAGGGCCCGGATGGTGGTAGGAAACAGCTCAGCCTTTACCACGGCATTAATGGAGGTATAGCCGCTCATAATCAGCATGGCTACAGCCAATAAGCTTAGGGCGGCCCACTGGCTATCGGCCCGACCCAGCAAGGTCATCAGGGGCACGGTTCCGAGCGTGGCGCCGACGCCGAAAAACAGCAGCACCGGCCGCCGCCCTACCCTATCCGACAAGGCCCCGAACAAGGGTTGCAGCACCAAAGCAATGCCCAGCGTGAGAAAGGAAATCCAGGACGCCTGGGCCTTGCTGAAACCGGCCGTGTTGACCAGAAACTTCTGGGCGTAGGTGGTAAAGGTGTAAAACACGATAGTGCCGCCTAAGGTGAGGCCCACTACGGTCAGGATTTCCTTGGGGTAGCGCAGCAGCAGCTCCAGCTTGCTGGGCTCCTGGGTTTGGACGTTTTGTTCCTGGGTTACAAACGAGTCGGTTTCATCCATGTGGCGGCGCAGATACAGCGCCACCAGGGCTGCCGCCGCGCCTATTACGAACGGTACCCGCCAGCCCCAACTATACATCTGCGCCTCACTTAGGCCCTGCTGCAGCCCTAGTTGCACCGACAAGGCCAGCAGCTGCCCGCCCAGCAAGGTCACGTACTGGAAGCTGGAGAAAAAGCCCCGGTTTTGGCGGTCAGCCATTTCGCTCAGGTACGTGGCCGAGGTGCCGTACTCCCCGCCCACGCTCAGGCCCTGCAGCAGGCGGGCCAGCACCAGCAAGACCGGCGCCGCCACCCCAATTTGTTCGTAGCCGGGCGTGAGGGCAATCAGCAACGAGCCCCCGCACATAAGCAGCACCGACACGACCAGGGCGGCTTTGCGGCCGTGCCGGTCGGCGTAGGCGCCCATAAGCCAGCCGCCCAAAGGGCGCATCAGAAAACCCACGGCAAACACGGCAGCCGAGTTGAGCAGCTGGGCCGTCAGGTTGCCTTTGGGGAAGAACGCCGGGGCGAAATACAGGGAAAAGGCCGAGTACACGTACCAGTCGTACCACTCCACCAAATTGCCGATGGAGCCGCTGACAATGGACCGGATGCGGGAAGCCATGGTGCGGGCAGGTGGCGGGACGGGCAGAGAGGCAGACATATAGGGACAGGAAATCGGAGCAGAATAAAGTGGACTACAGCCTTATAAACCTTCCGCAGCAGCCTACAAAACGGGCCGAGGCCGCCGCTTTACGGGGTTCGGAGCTGTAGCCAAGGTAGGGGGCTACCGACAAACTCCTACCTTTGCCGGCGTTGTTCTTGGTTTGATTTCAATCAGACGGCCGCAAGGTTTCCGGGTAATACCGGAATTAATAGGGAACCGGGTGCAAATCCCGGACAGACGCGCTACTGTAAGTACCGAGTTGGTTTTCACCCCCAATTCCCGCCCATTGAGCCGGCCGCTGCGCCGGTTTGAGAAGGGCCGTGAAAACTGGTATAAGTCAGGAGACCTGCCTTGCGCCGCATGGATAAGACTGCCCTCGCGCTATGGGCTCTTGTCGGGTACTGGTGGATTTCGGGGGCCGGCCGGGCATTTTGCTGCGTCTGGCCGCGTCCGAATCCGGCTTTTCTCGACTTTTCTCTTGGTGCGCGGGCGGCCCGAAATCGGCTGCAGGACCTTTCTTTTCCTCTTTTTCCCAGTCCTATGCTCACGCTCGACGAGAAAATTGCCCGCGCCGAAACGCGTATTTTCAAAGCGGTATTTCCCAACACCACCAACCACTACGACACGCTCTTTGGCGGGGCCACACTCCACATGATGGACGAAGTAGCCTTTATCTGCGCCACCCGCTTTTCGCGCCTCAAAATGGTGACCGTGTCTTCCGACAAGGTCGATTTTACCCACCCCATTCCCGGCGGTACCCTCGTCGAGCTGATCGGCAACGTGGTGCGCGTGGGTAACACCAGCCTGCAGGTGCGCGTGGACTTATTTGTGGAGCAAATGTACTCCGAAGAGCGAATTAAAGCCGTGACGGGTACGTTTACCTTCGTAGCCATCGACAACGAAAAGCGCCCCGTACGCATCCTGCCCGAGGCGGTCGTGGTGGCAGAGTAAACCGTCCTATCGACCAGCGGGAGACATCTCGCGTGTTTAGTTGAGTATACTAATCCAGCAGCAGCCCGCAAGATGTCTCCCGCTGGTCGATAGGACGTTCTATTTACCACTGCATTCCCAAGCTACCACCCCGCTTGCGTATCTTTGCGGTTCAAAAAACACCTTTTGCTAGGTCTAAAGGCTAAACACCTTTCACCCGTTATGTCCGAAAAACAAGAAATTGAGGCCCTGCTTCCCCCGGAAGTGGCCTACGACGAGTATGCGCGCTACCGCGCCCTGCTGGCCGCCGCGGGCCTGGAGCCCGGCGAGGCCGACTTTGTCCACCTGCGTAAGCGCAGCATCGACGCCCGGGGCCGGCAGCCTCTGGTGCGCCTGCGGGCCGACATCTGGCGCACGGCCCCACCCACCGATTTATTTGGCCCTTGGTTTCAATACCCGGATGTGAGCCAGGCGCGCCGTTCGGTGCTTATCGTGGGCGCCGGTCCGGCTGGCTTGTTTGCCGCCCTGCGAGCCATTGAGCTGGGAATGAAGCCCATCGTGCTGGAGCGAGGCAAGGACGTGCGCACCCGCCGCCGCGACTTGGCCGCCCTGAACAAGGAGCACGTCGTAAACCCCGACTCCAACTACTGCTTTGGCGAAGGCGGGGCCGGCACCTACTCCGACGGTAAGCTCTACACCCGCTCTACCAAGCGCGGCGACATTCAGCGTATTCTCAAGCTGCTGGTGCAGCACGGGGCCACGCCCGAAATCATGGTCGATGCCCACCCCCACATTGGTACCAACAAGCTGCCCAACGTGGTGGCGGCCCTGCGCGAGTCCATCCGGCAGGCCGGCGGGGAAGTGCGCTTCGACACCCGTGTCACGGATTTGATTCTGGAAGGCCAGCACCTGCGCGGGGTAGTAACGGCCGCCGGGGAAGCCCTGGAAGCCGATGCCGTGATTCTGGCTACTGGTCACTCGGCCCGGGATATTTACGAGCTGCTGCATAAGCGTGGGGTTCGCATCGAGGCCAAGCCGTTTGCGCTGGGTGTGC
Above is a genomic segment from Hymenobacter cellulosivorans containing:
- a CDS encoding tetratricopeptide repeat protein — its product is MRKAILFYLFGCLITTHLAQAQPGGSAPERPRYAGRAQTSAQRQADQEFVTQALQQYKTRAAASESYVDEGWTAFYQEKYPQALQSYNRAWLLDSASANVYYGFSAYLTKRGTPAEVERYFALARQRDPQSRGARTYYVRLADLQEKLGDHAGVLASYREVLKLDPGNAMAYRVLGTTYAALQDSARARQHLQKALSLNPTDSVTYLGLGQLAYGRQDYARAVGAYSQALRLNPRYLDAYAARGLAYEQQGQLAQAVADYNKCLEMAEFVDKGQFYRMLAIAQIKLDDPSACESLRQALRWGDAAVGEKELKRILKEHCR
- a CDS encoding MFS transporter; translated protein: MSASLPVPPPARTMASRIRSIVSGSIGNLVEWYDWYVYSAFSLYFAPAFFPKGNLTAQLLNSAAVFAVGFLMRPLGGWLMGAYADRHGRKAALVVSVLLMCGGSLLIALTPGYEQIGVAAPVLLVLARLLQGLSVGGEYGTSATYLSEMADRQNRGFFSSFQYVTLLGGQLLALSVQLGLQQGLSEAQMYSWGWRVPFVIGAAAALVALYLRRHMDETDSFVTQEQNVQTQEPSKLELLLRYPKEILTVVGLTLGGTIVFYTFTTYAQKFLVNTAGFSKAQASWISFLTLGIALVLQPLFGALSDRVGRRPVLLFFGVGATLGTVPLMTLLGRADSQWAALSLLAVAMLIMSGYTSINAVVKAELFPTTIRALGVGLPYALTVAIFGGSAEYVALQAKQWGVETWFYWYVTGCAALSLLVYWRMPDTQKAGRMEG
- a CDS encoding acyl-CoA thioesterase; translated protein: MLTLDEKIARAETRIFKAVFPNTTNHYDTLFGGATLHMMDEVAFICATRFSRLKMVTVSSDKVDFTHPIPGGTLVELIGNVVRVGNTSLQVRVDLFVEQMYSEERIKAVTGTFTFVAIDNEKRPVRILPEAVVVAE
- a CDS encoding NAD(P)/FAD-dependent oxidoreductase, which gives rise to MSEKQEIEALLPPEVAYDEYARYRALLAAAGLEPGEADFVHLRKRSIDARGRQPLVRLRADIWRTAPPTDLFGPWFQYPDVSQARRSVLIVGAGPAGLFAALRAIELGMKPIVLERGKDVRTRRRDLAALNKEHVVNPDSNYCFGEGGAGTYSDGKLYTRSTKRGDIQRILKLLVQHGATPEIMVDAHPHIGTNKLPNVVAALRESIRQAGGEVRFDTRVTDLILEGQHLRGVVTAAGEALEADAVILATGHSARDIYELLHKRGVRIEAKPFALGVRVEHQQELIDQAQYRRSDRGPLPAASYSLVHQTQWQGKQRGVFSFCMCPGGFIVPAATAPGEVVVNGMSPSRRDSRFANSGIVTAIELEDMDLKRYGALAGLQLQQEIEQRACALAGNTQLAPAQRLGDFLKGKVSPELLETSYQPGLVSVNMEQVLGKGLAARLRQGFENFGRKIPGYATNAAQIVGVESRTSAPVRIPRDPATLQHPETTGLFPCGEGAGYAGGIVSAAMDGERCAEAVAALVARF